From the genome of Mycoplasmopsis bovis PG45:
GAAAGTTCTTTATTTAACTTACCACTACTTAACTTTTTTCTATACTCTAAGTTTTCTGGATTATGCAATTTATAAAAACTAAATATTAATATTTCATCGTTATTAAAGTAGAATTGATAAGATGATTCTGCTAAAATTAGCTGATTTAAAACAGCAAAAGGAAGCAAAACTTTTCCATTAACCATTTCCATTTTAATACCATATTTTTTTAAATCTATAACAACAGGAGTGTCATTAATAAGAGATTCATTTTGAATGATAAATCTTAAATTGTGCTCACTTTCTACTGGTAATATAGAGTCTAAAAACCCATAACTTGATAAAGTTAATTGCTGATTTTGATAATCAAACTTAAGAGAATGTGACTTATTCAATAGAGAGTTATCAGAAGATGAATTATATTTATTTATAGAGTTAATAGTAAAAATACTATCCTTATAAAATCATTCAATTTTCTTGTGTAGGTTATAAAATTTGGACTGGTAATTAACATTGTGATAACTTTTGTCAATATCAATTATGCCATCTGAAATTTTTAAAAAATCATCAATTGAAACATAATTTATGCCATTAATATTGTAAAAGTTAATTTCACTAATTTTAGGATGAATATATCAATCTAAAGATTTTATTTGATAACTTGTTTTTTTAAATGACGGAAAAAGATTTTGAACTTGACTAACAGACTCCTTATAAAGATGATGTTTATCTGGTTGGAAATTAGCATCTTTTGTAATTTTTGAATCAACAGACTTTGAATTATTTTTATCGTCATTTTCACTAGCAGATTTTGCTTTATTTTGATTTTTATTAGTTTCGGAAAGTCTATTGTGTGTGTGTGTGTGCATTACTTTTTGAGCATTAATGCTTTGATTACTGCAACTGATTGCTGGTACTAATAGGCCTGTTGTCAAAAGAAATCCAAGACGCTTTTTCATTTAATCTCCCGGTTTATAAATCATAAAATTATTTGATTGCAATATTTATTATGATTTTCAATAAATGCACGTTCATCATATGTTAGATGATTGTAATTTTTAGTGTAGTTAGATGAAAGTTTCCTACTGCCAAGTGCAGAACTTTTTATTTAAAAATTCAAGTGCTCCACAATTAAATTTTACATTAAGTGGTGTTGCACTTGAACTTTCATTTATGTGAAAGCCCTATGAAACTTTCACTTTTAATAGCTATTACAAGCAAAAAATAATTTATTTCAATTTAGAAAACTCAACAGCAATTTCGGCCGCAATTTTTGCATTGTTATAAACTAATTGAATATTTGCTTCGAGGCTCTTTCCTTCAGTTAACTCAAGAACTCTAGATAATAAGTATGGTGTTGTTTTTTTGCCACTAATACCTTCATCATTAGCTTGTTTTACAGCCTTATTTATGTTATCCAAAATATAATCATACTCAAGCCCATATTGCTCAGGAATTGGGTTAGCTAAAACAATCCCGCCATTTGTAAACTCTCACTTTTCCTTCATTATAGATGCAACCTCATAAGGAGTGCGAACATTATATGTTGTATTAAATTCACTAGATGAAGAATAGAAAGCAGGCAATTTATCAGTGTTATATCCTAGTACTTCAACTCCCTTAGTTTCTAAATATTCTAATGTAAGTCCTAAATCTAGAATTAATTTTGCACCAGCACAAACCACTAAAACATTATTTGAAGATAATTCTTCTAAATCTCTTGATATATCAAATGTTTTCTCGGCCCCTCTATGAACGCCACCAATTCCACCAGTAGCAAAAACGGGAATTCCGACTTTTTGAGCAACTAAAATTGTTCCTGAAACAGTGGTACCACCATTTTTCTTGTTAGCCAAAACATATCCAAAGTCTCTTTTACTGGTTTTGATAACATCTTTCAATTTACCTAACTCTTCAATTTGATGGGTTTCTAATCCAACGTGAATTACACCGTTAATAATTGCAATTGTGGCCGGAACCGCTCCTTGTTTTCTGATAATACTTTCGACATTAAGTGCCATTTCAATGTTTTTTGGATAAGGCATTCCATGAGTGATAATTGTAGATTCTAGGGCAACAACAGGTCTTTTGTGCTTAAGTGCACTTTCAACTTCTTTACTAAAAACTATATTCATAATTAGTTAACCTCCATAAGTTCTTTCGATAGCGAACTTTTATTTAATTTATCGTTTATTGTCATTAAGCTAAGCAACGAAAATTTTGCAAATGATGCTCCAACTTTTAGTATCTGCATCTTATTTATAAGTCCATAAATAAGGCCTGCGCAGAAAGCATCGCCAGCACCAGATGTCGATAATGCTTTTACAATGGTTGGCCTATAAAATTCTACTACTCCTTCATTATTAGCGTATATACATCCGTTTTCACCATCAGTTATAACAACAGACTTTATCCCTAGTTCAAGAACCTTTGATGCTAAAATAAATAAATCAGTTTCGGATGTATTTAATAAAGCCTGGAACTCTAACTTATTTCCTTTGAGAAGCGAAATATGCTTTAAAACAGGTTTAAACTTTAAAATTTTCTGACTAGAAACAGCTTCAGCAACAATGAATTTATCACTAAAATTCTTGCATAACTTAACAATAAGATATGAACTAAGATTGGCGTCAAGACATAAATATGTTGATTTATCCAATAATTTTTTATATGCAAACAGGTCATTATAGTCAATAGATTCAGTAATTTTAGTGTCGCTTGCAGCAACATTCATATCTGAGTTGTTATCTATAAGGGCAACATATTTAGCTGTTTTATAGTCATTTTTGGCTATAAGAATGCTATTTAATGAATCATTTTCTAATTGCTTTTTGATTCAATTTGCTTCCAAATCATTTCCTACTGCTGAAATTAATGTTGTATCAATACCGGATAGAGCCAAATTTTTTGCAATATTATATGCAACCCCGCCTAAAGAACTATAAATATTTGCAGGATTAGAATCTCTTAAAGAAATTTTGTTATTAACCTTTGCATATAGATCGTAATTTATTGAACCAACTACAACAACACTCATTAACCCTCCAATAATGTTTTAATTATGCATTAATTATAATGTACATATGCAACATATTATTGATAAGCAAAACATATTGCTTTTGGATTTTCATAAATGTCCCTGATATGCTTAAATTACTTATCTTTATTGTTTAAATTCAAAATTACTATAGAATTTAAATATGAAAAGTATAGTTAAACCTAAGATCATTTTTGTTGATTTAGATGGCACAACAATTGATTTGAAGATTAAAGGGCATAAAAGAATAAGTGCCGAAAATTTGGAATATATTAAAAAGGCTAGAGAAGCCGGAATTGAAGTTGTAGTTTCAACCGGAAGACCGCCTACT
Proteins encoded in this window:
- a CDS encoding S41 family peptidase — protein: MKKRLGFLLTTGLLVPAISCSNQSINAQKVMHTHTHNRLSETNKNQNKAKSASENDDKNNSKSVDSKITKDANFQPDKHHLYKESVSQVQNLFPSFKKTSYQIKSLDWYIHPKISEINFYNINGINYVSIDDFLKISDGIIDIDKSYHNVNYQSKFYNLHKKIEWFYKDSIFTINSINKYNSSSDNSLLNKSHSLKFDYQNQQLTLSSYGFLDSILPVESEHNLRFIIQNESLINDTPVVIDLKKYGIKMEMVNGKVLLPFAVLNQLILAESSYQFYFNNDEILIFSFYKLHNPENLEYRKKLSSGKLNKELSKDLKEFQFKFLHFLFDNFYGIKGKDQNWALKLLEKHKSHLLESDEQHYKTVHKIINSLDDLHTKLFMNGYNQIESQYDNLNNEFNDTSRIKKYWKLYFQFRKMASRPTNNFITTTLTPDNKTLIVRFDALINGITDYLSPILDEYKSRGITNVVLDFSNMLGGSLYAVFELMGFLTNKSFHYKLINPQSGSKKVMKIQPKTFKKGFKFFLLTSPITYSSGNLFAGIVKDNKIAKIIGFKAAGGASYLKMSVLPTGNIIVLSSNNVFANKKFDSYENGVTPDIEFPKNNDGSNNYEKLFDASFIQDIVNKN
- a CDS encoding pseudouridine-5'-phosphate glycosidase; the encoded protein is MNIVFSKEVESALKHKRPVVALESTIITHGMPYPKNIEMALNVESIIRKQGAVPATIAIINGVIHVGLETHQIEELGKLKDVIKTSKRDFGYVLANKKNGGTTVSGTILVAQKVGIPVFATGGIGGVHRGAEKTFDISRDLEELSSNNVLVVCAGAKLILDLGLTLEYLETKGVEVLGYNTDKLPAFYSSSSEFNTTYNVRTPYEVASIMKEKWEFTNGGIVLANPIPEQYGLEYDYILDNINKAVKQANDEGISGKKTTPYLLSRVLELTEGKSLEANIQLVYNNAKIAAEIAVEFSKLK
- a CDS encoding carbohydrate kinase family protein, whose product is MSVVVVGSINYDLYAKVNNKISLRDSNPANIYSSLGGVAYNIAKNLALSGIDTTLISAVGNDLEANWIKKQLENDSLNSILIAKNDYKTAKYVALIDNNSDMNVAASDTKITESIDYNDLFAYKKLLDKSTYLCLDANLSSYLIVKLCKNFSDKFIVAEAVSSQKILKFKPVLKHISLLKGNKLEFQALLNTSETDLFILASKVLELGIKSVVITDGENGCIYANNEGVVEFYRPTIVKALSTSGAGDAFCAGLIYGLINKMQILKVGASFAKFSLLSLMTINDKLNKSSLSKELMEVN